Within Massilia litorea, the genomic segment CTCGACTCGTGGAGTTGCTGGATCACCGGCACCACGGCGCGGTCGCCGATCCAGTGCATGAAGGAGGCGACCCGGTTCTCGATGATGGCCTCGGCCTGGGCGACGGCCGCCTGCCGGCTTTCCATGCCGGTCTGCACCACCTGCGCCAGGTCGTCGACGGTGTACAGGAACACGTCGTCCAGTCGCGCCACTTCCGGTTCGATATCGCGCGGTACGGCCAGATCGGCCATGAAGACCGGACGGTGGCGCCGCGCTTTGATGGCGCGCTCGACCAGGCCGAGGCCGAGCAGCGGCAGCGTGGACGCCGTGCAGGAGACGACGATGTCGAACTGGTGCAACTGCTGCGGCAGGTCGGCCAGGCGGATCGCGCGCGCGTTCAGGCGCGTGGCGAGCGACTCCCCGCGTTCCATGGTGCGGTTGGCGATGGTGATCGATTTCGGGTTCTGCGCCGCGAAGTGGGCCGCGCACAGTTCGATCATCTCGCCGGCGCCGATGAACAGCACGTGCTGGTCGGAGATGCTGTCGAAGATGCGCTGCGACAGGCGCACGCAGGCCGCCGCCATCGAGACGCTGTGGGCGCCGATCTCGGTGGTGGTACGCACTTCCTTGGCCACCGCGAAGCTGCGCTGGAACAGCTGGTGCAGGTAGGTGCCGAGACCGCCCGCTTCGTCGGCGGTGCGTACCGCGTCCTTCATCTGGCCCAGGATCTGCGGCTCGCCCAGCACCATCGAATCGAGGCCGGAGGCGACGCGGAAGGCGTGGCGCACGGCATCGTCCTGCGGCAGCATGTACAGGTGCGGACGCAGCTCGGCGAAATTCAGGGCGTGGTAGTGGGCGAGGAACTGAGCCGAGGCATCGAGCGGATTGGCGACGCCGCTGGCGGCATACAGTTCGGTGCGGTTGCAGGTCGAGAGAATCGCCGCCTCGTCGCCGCCGGCGGTGTCACTGTGCTTGATGCGGCCGAACCATTCGCGCGCCGAGTGCACCGCCCGTCCCAGCTGCTCGGGCCCGAGCGCCAGCTGCTCGCGCAGCGAGACCGGTGCAGTCGTGTGGTTCAGGCCAACGGCGAGCAGTTGCATGCTGGGGTAAAAGGAGGGAAACGGTGACAGCCATTATACGCGCATGCGCGCGCAGTGTCCGGCGGGTGCCCCGTGGAAGCTCGCAGGGTGGGCACGGGCGAACCCGGCATGCAGGCCGTTGGCCTGCATGCCCCCGCAGACATTATTGCGCGCCGAGCTTTTCGAGGCGATAGCCGTAGCTGTACACCGGCACCAGCCTGAAACCGTTTTCCGGGCGCAGGCTGAGTTTATTGCGCACGCGCGAGACATGGGTGTCCATGGTGCGCGAGGGCACGGCCGTTTCGCGGACCCAGACGGCTTCGTGGATATAGGCGCGCGACAGCGGGCGGCCGATGTTGCGGAAGAACAGCAGGGCCAGATAAAACTCTTTCTGGGTGACGTCGATGACGCTGCCGTCCTTCAGCAGACGGCCCGGGCGGGTTTCGAAGACGTAGGAGCCGAATTGCAGCTGCTCGGTGCCGGTCTGCGCCGGATAGGCGCGGCGCAGCAGGGCCGAGACGCGCGCCACCAGTTCGCCGCGGCGCAGCGGTTTCACCAGGTAGTCGTCGGCGCCGGCGGCCATGCCGGCCACGATGTCGTCTTCGGCGCTGCCGCTGACGAGGAACATGGCCGGCGCGTCGGGCGCCATTTTTTCCTTGGCGCGGCGCAGGGTATCGGCCGCTTCCGGGTCGCCGGCGGGCCAGTCCATGATCAGGAGGTCGGTGCTGTCCTTGCGCATCTGCGCCAGCATCTCCTTGCCGCTGTCGAAGAACTGGCAACTGTGGCCGGCGGCACTCAGTACCTGGCAAACCAGGTCTGCCTGACTACGGTCATTATCAAGGACGGCTATTCTCATGGCGGCACGCTATTTGTCAAATTCGTACTGTAGGATGAGTCCTACAACGTTAAACCGACTATATCAGACTTTGACAAAATAATGCTACTTGTTAACTTCCATTTTTTATCGAAAGAGCATAGGCATCGGGAAGGTGTGCGGAATTCTCAACAGTTCTTCCTCTATGAACACTCAATTCCGACAGTTTGACAGGAGTTGGACGTGAGCGAATCCTTGCAGCATAAATGCAACATAAATGGCCAAAAAACAACACTGTTGCATGGCCTGGGGGCATTGTGAGGGAAATGTGAAAGACGCGCTGGCGCGTATTCCTACAAGACAGGCGGCCCCTGCGCTTCAAAAAGGCCGGGCGGAAACGACAGCGTCCGGACTGGCCGGACGCTGGTGGGGGAAGGAATGCGCTGTGTTACGCGTCGGGCAGGACCACGTTCACGTCGAGCACTTCCAGGTTGCCCTGGCGGTCGAGCGAAATCTTGATGTCGTCCGCGTTGACCTTGGTGTACTTCGAGATCACTTCGATCAGTTCGCGGTGCAGGGCCGGCAGGAAGTCCGGGCCGGTCCGATTCGTGCGCTCACGGGCGATGATGATCTGCAGCCGTTCCTTGGCCGCGGTCGCGCTCTTCTTCTTTTCGGGGAACAGGAATGAGAGCAGGGCCATATCACTTTGTCCCGAAGAGGCGCTGCAGCAGGCCCGGCTTTTCGTAGTTCGTGAAGCGCAGCGGACGGTCTTCGCCGAGGAAACGGGCGACCACGTCTTCATAGGCTTCGGCCACGTCGGTGCCCTTGAAGTGAATCGCCGGATTGCCCTGGTTGGAGGCGTGCAGCACCGATTCCGATTCCGGGATGATGCCGATCAGCGGGATGCGCAGGATTTCCTGCACGTCCTGGTAAGACAGCATCTCGTCGTTTTCGACGCGCTTCGGCGAGTAACGGGTAATCAGCAAATGTTCCTTGACCGGCTCGCCGCCGGTCTGGGCGCGGCGCGACTTGGCCTGGATGATGCCGAGGATGCGGTCCGAATCGCGCACCGACGACACTTCCGGGTTGGTCACGATCAGCGCTTCATCGGCGAAGGTCAAGGCCATCAGGGCGCCATGCTCGATACCGGCCGGCGAATCGCAGATGATGAATTCGAAGTCCATCTTGACCAGTTCGTTCAGCACGCGCTCGATGCCGTCTTCCGACAGGGCATCCTTGTCGCGCGTCTGCGAGGCCGGCAGGATGAACAGGTTGTCGCAGTGCTTGTCCTTGATCAGGGCCTGGTTCAGCGTCGCCTCGCCATTGACCACGTTGACCAGGTCGTACACGACACGGCGTTCGCAGCCCATGATCAGGTCGAGGTTCCGCAGGCCGACGTCGAAGTCCAGCACGGCGGTCTTGTGGCCGCGCAGGGCCAGGCCGGTGGAGAAGCTTGCGCTGGAGGTGGTTTTGCCCACGCCGCCCTTGCCGGACGTCACAACAATAATTCTTGCCACAAAAGTGTCCTTTACAGTATCTGGTAGTGCCTGGCTCAGGTGCGCGATCAGATGCGCGACGAAGCCGGAGTCAGCGGTTCGAAGTCAGTGATGATATATCGATCCGGTCGCCGACCAGGCGAATTTGTGCCGGCTGGCGTGCCAGCTCGGCAGGGAAGCCGTCGTCGAAGGTGCGGTACACGCCTGCGATCGACACCAGTTCCGGTTGCAGCGACAGGCCGAAGATGCGCGAATCGGCATTCCCCGACGCCCCCGCCAGCGCGCGCCCATGCATGGGCGCGTAGACGTGGATGCTGCCGTCGGCAATGATCTCGGCGCCATTGTTCACGGCTGCCGTGATGATCAGGTCGCAGCCGCGCGCATACACGCGCTGGCCGGCGCGCACCGGCGTGTCGACGATCATGGCCGGCAGCGCCACGGTCTGCGGCTGTTGCGGCTGGGCTGGATGCGGGGCTGGCGGCGCGGGCGCCGGGGCCGCTTGCTGCACCGGCGCGATGGTGACGGCGGCGCTGGCGGCGGTCGCCGCGGCGACATCCTCGCGCGCGCGGTCGCCGCCGGCGCCGTCGTCGAGCGCCAGCCCGCGCGCCTTGATGGCCTCGCTCATCTCGGGCGTGGCGCCGCGCACGGCCACCGCGTTCAGGCGGTATTTCTTCAGCAGGTCGACCAGCGCGCGCCAGTCGATATAGGTGGGCTCGGGGCGCAGCGCGCCGACGTCGATCACCGCGAATTCATCTTCGAAAAAGTCCGAGACGCCGCCGGTCATTTGCTTGAGGGCCGCATCGATCGCAATCGGGTCAACCGAATGCAGGATCGCCGAGATGGCGACGACCGTGGAAATCTTGATTTCGATGGGCAGGCTGGACGGGCTTTTCGACATAAACGGTTCAGGTTGGATTAGCCCGTGCATTCTACTGTGAAATTTGCTGAAAAGGGAGGCATTTCCCCGATCATTCCATAGGGCAATTGACAGTGCAACAGCGTTCCTTATTTTGCTGGAAATAACCGTGTGGAAACCCCTGATCAACCGATAAGCTTTACTGGTTGTTTTCCGTGGATAAGCTGATAAGATTGACTTCGCTCAAACGTAAACGCAGGCGTGAAATCTACCATCCGAGGTTTCCGCCGGGCCGACATCGGCAGCCCTGCACCGTATCCGGGTGCACATTTACTAGCGCCACAGAGCGTACCGAGCGTATCGCTGCCAATCAAACCTGGCTCAGCCAGAACTGGAGAGAACAATGGAAGACGTCGTCATCGTAGCCGCCGGCCGCACCGCGGTCGGCAAATTCGGCGGGTCCCTCGCCAAGATCCCCGCCGCCGAGCTCGGCGCGCAAGTCATCCGCCAGCTGCTGGCGAAAACCGGGATCGATCCCGCGACCGTCAGCGAAGTCATCATGGGGCAAGTGCTCACCGCCGGCGCCGGCCAGAACCCGGCGCGCCAGGCCGCCATCAAAAGCGGCCTGCCCGACATGGTGCCGGCCTACACCATCAACAAAGTCTGCGGCAGCGGCCTGAAAGCCACCCATCTGGCCACCCAGGCGATCCGTTGCGGCGACGCCAACATCGTCATCGCCGGCGGCCAGGAAAACATGAGCGCCTCGCCGCACGTGCTGAACGGCTCGCGCGACGGTTTCCGCATGGGCGACGCCAAGCTGGTCGATACCATGATCGTCGACGGCCTGTGGGACGTCTACAACCAGTACCACATGGGCGTCACTGCCGAGAACGTCGCACGCAAGTACGAGATCTCGCGCGCCGAGCAGGACGAATTCGCCCTGAACTCGCAGCTGAAAGCCGAGGCCGCGCAAAAGGCCGGCAAATTCAAGGACGAGATCATCCCGATCGAGATCCCGTCGAAGAAGGGCACCGTTGTCTTCGATACCGACGAGTATCCGAAAGCCGGCAGCACGATCGAGGCCTTGGCCAGCCTGCGTCCCGCCTTCAACAAGGAAGGGACTGTCACGGCCGGCAACGCATCCGGCCTGAACGACGGCGCCGCTGCCGTGATCATGATGAGCGCCTCGAAGGCGCGTGAACTGGGCCTGACCCCGATCGCGCGCATCAAGGCCTATGCGTCCTCGGGCCTCGATCCCACCATCATGGGCATGGGCCCGGTGTCGGCGTCGCGCCTGTGCCTGCAGAAGGCCGGCTGGACCCACGACCAGGTCGACCTGATGGAAATCAACGAGGCCTTTGCCGCGCAGGCGGTGGCGGTCAACAAGGAAATGGGCTGGGATACCTCGAAGATCAACGTCAACGGCGGTGCGATCGCCCTCGGCCACCCGATCGGCGCCTCCGGCGCGCGCGTGCTGGTGACCCTGCTGCACGAAATGGTGAGGCGCGACGCCAAGCGTGGCCTGGCCAGCCTGTGCATCGGTGGCGGCATGGGCGTGGCGCTGGCGGTGGAACGCGACTAGGCAGGCTTGTAGTGCTGACAAAGGAGCCACGGGACACAGGCGCACAAGCGGTGATCGCGGCTCCTCACAACGACGGACAAAACAGGAGAAGACAAATGGCACGAGTAGCTTTAGTTACGGGTGGTATGGGCGGTCTTGGCGAAGCCGTGTGCATCAAGCTGGCGGCACTCGGCTACACGGTGGTGACGACCCACTCGCCGGGCAACAACAAAGCCGAAAGCTGGCTCGCCTCGATGCGCGACCAGGGCTTTAATTTCAAAGCCTATCCGTGCGACGTCGCCGACTACGATTCCGCGCAGGCCTGCGTCAAACAGGTCGAGCAGGAAGTCGGTCCGGTCGACGTGCTCGTCAACAACGCCGGCATCACGCGCGACATGACGTTCAAGAAGATGGATAAAGTGAACTGGGACGCGGTCATCAAGACCAACCTCGATTCCGTGTTCAACATGACGAAACCGGTCTGCGACGGCATGGTCGAGCGTGGCTGGGGCCGCATCATCAACATCTCGTCGGTCAACGGCCAGAAGGGCGCCTTCGGCCAGACCAACTACTCGGCCGCGAAAGCCGGCATGCACGGTTTTACCAAGGCGCTGGCGCTGGAAGTGGCGAGAAAGGGCGTTACCGTCAACACCATCTCGCCGGGCTATATCGGCACCAAGATGGTCATGGAGATCCCAAGTGAGGTGCTGGAAAGCAAAATCATCCCGCAAATCCCGATGGGCCGCCTCGGCAAGCCGGATGAAGTCGCCGGCCTGGTCGCCTACCTGTCGTCGGACGAAGCGGCCTTCGTGACCGGCGCGAATATCGCGATCAACGGCGGCCAGCACATGTACTGACCGGCGTTTTGTACGTCACCGGAAGCACCGCCGCGGCCCTCGGCCCCAGGCGGTGTTTTTTTATGAGCGGCGCAACGCAGGCGCAAGTGCAGATGTGCAAGAGCGCGGCTCGTTCGCGCCGTTTTTTGTATCCTGCATGGACCCCCTGTCAAACCGATAAACCGATGGACGCCAGCGAAACCTCTTCCGTAGTCAATCTTCCCAAGCAGCTGCGCTACGAACATTTTATTCGCCGTGTGGCCGATACCGGCCGGGTCTGGGGCCTGGTGCGCGACGGCTGGGCCATCGGCAAGACCGACGACGGCGCGCTGGTCTTTCCGCTCTGGCCGACGGGCGAGCTGGCGCAGCAATGCGCCGTGCTCGAGTGGGAAGGGTATGTGCCGCAGGAATTCGATTTGCAGGAACTGTTCGACGAACTGCTGCCGCAGATCGAGGCCGACGGCATCCTGCCCGGCATCACCTATACGCCCGACGAATACGGGCTGACGCCCTCGCACACCCAACTGCGCGCCGACCTGCAGGCGCGCCTGCGCCAGCGTGCGTTTTCCCGCAACGACTCCGCCGAATAAGGCCATCTCATGCATACCCTCCCGTACGACGGCCTGGTCCTGGCCGCCCTCGACGAACAGTTATTGCACCCCGGCGTCAAAGGTTTACCGATCACCGAGCCGCTGCGCCAGGGGGCGATCGGCGTGCAGGGCTGGAATGTGCTGCACGCCGACACCAGTTTCCCGGTCGCCGTCCTGAAAACAGGCGCCCTGCGCCATAACCTCGACTGGATGCGCCGCTTTTGCGAACGTTACCAGGTGACGCTGGCGCCGCACGGCAAGACGACGATGAGTCCGCAATTGTTCGGCGCCCAGCTTGCCAACGGCGCCTGGGGCATCACCCTGGCCAGCGCCACGCAAATCCAGGTCGCCTACCGCTTCGGCGTGCGGCGCGTGCTGTTGGCCAATCAATTGGTGGCACCGGCCGACATCAAGTCGGTACTTGCCCTGCTGCGCAGCGACCCCGGTTTCGAATGCATCCTGCTGGCCGATTCGCTGGCGGGGGTGGCGCGCCTGGCCGAAGCGGTGGCGCTGCATCCACTGGCGCATCCGCTGCCGGTACTGGTCGAACTGGGGCTGGCCGGTAAACGCGCCGGCTGCCGCACGCCGGAGGCGGCCATCACGGTGGCGCGCGCGATCGCCGGCGCGCCCGGCCTGCAACTGGCGGGTTACGAGGGGTATGAAGGGCTGCTGGTGACCGACGACCGCAAGCAGGACCTGGCGGCCGTCGACGCCTTCCTGGCCCAGCTGGTGGAACTGGTGCGCAGCGGCGACGACGAAGGGCTGTTCACGGGGGCCGAGATCCTGCTGTCGGCTGGCGGTTCCGCCTATTTCGACCTGGTCGCGCGCGGCCTTGGCGCCGTTTCCGGGCTGTCGCGGCCGGTACGCGCGGTGCTGCGCAGCGGCTGCTACCTGACGAGCGACCATGGCACCTATGAACGCATGATCGGCGAACTCAATGCGCGCGAAGGAGATCGGGACGGCTTGCAACCGGCCCTGGAGGTGTGGGCGATGGTGCAGTCGCGTCCCGAACCGACGCTGGCCATTCTGACCATGGGCAAGCGCGACGTGTCGTATGACGCCGACCTGCCGGTTCCCCTGCTGTACCACCGCCCCGGCCCCGGCGCGCCGCACGCGCTGCCGCCGGGCTGCAGCATTTTCAAACTGAACGACCAGCACGCCTATCTGCGCCTGCCCGACGGCCATCCCTTGTGCACGGAGCTGGCGGTGGGCGACCTGGTCGGCTGCGGCATTTCCCACCCGTGTACCACCTTCGACAAATGGCCCTTGATCCTGAGCGTCGACGACGACTATCACGTGCGCGGCGCCTGCAATACCTTCTTCTAAGACGGTAGTACGGTAGGCTACAATCCTTGCTCGAACTTCAAGAGAGCCGCCATGCCCGCCACCCCGCCGTCGCTGTTCCCGCCGATCCAACCGACCCGCCACGGCATGCTCGCCGTGGATGCGCTGCATACGATCTACTGGGAGGAGGTGGGCAATCCAAACGGCATCCCGGTGCTGTTCCTGCACGGCGGTCCCGGCGCCGGCCTCTCTCCCCAGCACCGGCGCTTTTTCGATCCCCATGCCTACCGCGTGATCCTGTTCGACCAGCGCGGCGCCGGCAAGTCGACCCCGCTGGGCGAATGGCGAAATAACACGACGCAGTTGCTGATCGAGGACATCGAGCGCCTGCGTACCATGTTTGGCATTTCGCGCTGGCTGGTGTTCGGCGGCTCCTGGGGCTCCACCCTGGCGCTGGCCTATGGCCAAACGCATCCCGAGCGTTGCCTCGGCTTTGTCCTGCGCGGGATTTTTCTCTGCACCAAGGCCGAAGTCGAGTGGTTCCTGCACGGCGTGCAATGGTTTTATCCGGAACTCTACGCCGAATTCATCGCCCCGATCCCGGCCAGCGAGCGGGCCGATCTGCTGGGCGCCTATGCGCGCCGCCTGCTGTGCGACGACCCGGACTTGTACTGGCCGGCGGCGCGCGCCTGGAGCCGCTTCGAAGGCAGGCGGGTGTTCCTGCTGCCGCAGGAAGAAGAGCAGCCCTCCGATACGCTCGACCTGGGCGTCGGCCGCCTTGAAGCGCACTACATGGCGAATGGCGCTTTTTTGGAAGAAGACCAGCTGATCAGCGACATCGGGCGCATTGCCCACCTGCCGGCCGTCATCGTGCAGGGCCGCTATGACGTGATCTGTCCGCCGCTGTCGGCGCACCGCCTGCACGGCGCCTGGCCGGGTTCGATCCTGCGCATGATTCCGGATGCCGGACACGGCGCGCTGGAACTGGGCATCGCGCGCGCCCTGGTCGGCGCCACCGAAGCCTTTAAACGCTTCGGCCGCTTCGATTGACCGAAGACCCCACAGGCGGCTGCTACACTACGCCTGACACATTCCAACGCCCGTAAAAAAACGTGTTTTCATGAACATCCAGATTAGCGACATCGGCCACATGATCCAGCTGGCGATCGCGCCCGTCTTTCTCCTGACGGGCGTGGCGACCAAGCTGACGGTGCTGACCAACCGGCTGGCGCGCATCATCGACCGCACCCGCGTGCTCGAGGACCGCCTGCAAATCGGCCCGAACGACGCCTATACCGACGAACTGGAAACGCTGTATACGCGCTCGCACCTGATCAACTACGCGATCACCTCCAGCACCGCCTGCGGTTTCCTGGTCTGCCTCGTGATCGCGATGCTGTTCGTTGGAGACAGCGCCAACATCAAGCTCGACAAGTACATCGCCGCCTTCTTCGTGCTGGCCGTGTTCGGCCTGATCTTCAGTTTCATGTTTTTCCTGCGCGAGATTTTCATTTCCTCGCGCTTCATGCGCATCCGCCACGACGCCAGCCTGGTGCCGGGCGAGCGCCGTACCTGACTACCTACCTTCACATCGAATCGAGTTCCACATGCACGACTACCAGCGCCCACCCACCCTGCACCTTTACGGCATGCGCGACGAGCTCGAGCAAGCATTGAAGGCGGGCCAGTTCCGGCTGGTGCCGGCCAACGGCTTCCTGACGATTTCCTTCTCGCAGGCCTGGAACAAGTCCCTGTTCGAGGTGCTCGGGCCGGCCGACTGCTGCCTCGTCATCCACAACAGCGAAGAGTTCGGAGAGCGCCTGCACCGCGCCGTCCAGCGTGCCTTGCCGAACTGGGCCGGCATCGACGGCGCCGTCGAATACGGTACCCGCTCGCCGCTGGGCGCAGCGTTTACGAAAAGCCGTGCCGAAGCGCAGGAACAGGAATGGAAGTTCGCCTGGCGCTCGCTGTCGCCGAATACGAGCCTGAACCCGGTGACGGTGAAAATCGGCAGCATCGAGCAGTTTGCCGAATTGCGCGCACCCGAGAGTCACCTGGTGTGAGGCAGGGCATCCGCGACGTTTAGAACCACGACTCCACGGATTCCCGCTTTAATGTCGGGATGACAAATACTGCCTACCCCCATCTCCTCGCCCCGCTCGACCTCGGATTCACGACCCTGAAAAACCGCGTGATCATGGGGTCGATGCACACCGGCCTCGAAGACCGTTTCTATAACTACGGCAAACTGGCCGCCTTCTACCGCGAGCGCGCGGCCGGCGGGGTGGGATTGATCGTCACCGGCGGCATCTCGCCCAACCGGCAGGGCTGGCTGCTGCCGCTGGGCGGCACCCTGAATTTCATCGGCGACGTGCCGAACCACCGCCGCGTCACCCGCGCCGTGCATGAAGAGGGCGGCAAGATCCTGATGCAGATCCTGCACGCGGGCCGCTACGGTTATCAGCCCTTCGTCGTCTCGGCCTCGCCCGTGAAATCGCCTATTTCAAAATTCAAGCCGAAAGAACTGAGCGAAAGCGGGATCGAGTCGACCATCCGCGCCTACGTGCGCTGCGCCAAGCTCGCGAAACTGGCCGGCTACGACGGCGTCGAGGTGATGGGCAGCGAGGGCTATCTGCTGAACCAGTTTTTATGCGCGCGCGTCAACAAGCGGACCGATCGCTGGGGTGGCGCGATCGAGAACCGCATGCGCCTGGCGGTGGAGGTGGTGCGCCGCATCCGCGCCGCCGTCGGTCCCGACTTCATCCTGATGTACCGCCATTCGGTCCTCGACCTGGTCGAAGGCGGCAATACCTGGGAAGAAGTGGCCAGCGTGGCGCGCGCCCTGGAAGCAGCCGGCGTCACCATCCTGAACACGGGTTATGGCTGGCACGAGGCGCGCGTGCCCACCATCGTCACCTCGGTCCCGCGCGCGGCATTCGCCAGCGTGGCCGGGCGCCTGCGGCGCGAAGTGAACATTCCCGTGGTCGCCTCGAACCGCATCAACATGCCGGGTGAAGCAGAGGACGTGCTGGCGCGCGGCGACGCCGACCTGGTATCGATGGCGCGCCCCTTCCTCGCCGACGCCGCTTTTGTTGCCAAGGCCGCCAGCGGGCGCGCCGACGAGATCAACACCTGCATCGGCTGCAACCAGGCCTGCCTCGACCACACCTTCTCGAATAAACGCGCCAGCTGCCTGGTCAATCCGCGCGCCTGCCACGAGACGGAATTGACCTACGCGAAGACGAATAAACCGCGCAGGATCGCCGTCGTCGGTGCCGGACCGGCGGGACTGTCGGCGGCGACGGTCGCAGCCGAACGCGGGCACGCGGTGACCTTGTTCGAGGCATCGAATGGCGTCGGCGGCCAGTTCAACATCGCCACGCAGATCCCCGGCAAGGAGGAATTCGCCGAGACCGTCCGCTATTTCACGAGAAAGCTGGCATTGACCGGCGTCGACGTGCAGCTGAACCGGCGCGTGACGCGCGACGAACTGCTGGCGGCCGGTTTTGATGACGTCATCGTCGCCACCGGCGTGCGCATGCGCATGCCGGCGATTCCCGGCATCGATCATCCGAAAGTGCTGTCTTACCTGTCCGTCCTGCGCGACAAGGCGCCGGTGGGCAAGCGGGTGGCGATCATCGGCGCCGGCGGCATCGGTTTCGACACCGGAGAGTTCCTGCTGCACGATCCCGCACACCCCTTGCCGCAGCCGATCCGCACCTGGACCGGGGACTGGGGCGTCGACCTGGATGCGACGGTGGAGGGAGGATTAGTCAAACCGGTGCCTGCCCACCCCTACCGCCAGCTCTACCTGCTGCAGAGAAAGAGCACGCGTCCTGGCGCGGGCCTGGGTAAGACCTCGGGCTGGGTACACCGCGCGGCGCTGGTGCGCGGCGGGGTGCAGATGCTGGCGGGGGTGCAGTACGAGCGCATCGACGACGCCGGGCTGCACATCACGGTCGGCGGCCAGCAGAGACTACTTGAGGTGGACAACGTCGTGATTTGCGCGGGGCAGGAGAGCCTGGACGAATTGACGATCGGAGCGGTGACGGGAAGTACGCGCTTCCACAAGATCGGCGGGGCCGTGCTGGCGGCGGAGCTGGATGCGAAGCGGGCGATCCGGGAAGGGGCGGAGCTGGCGGCGCGTCTCTGATCATATGCCGTAAAACGCGTGGAGTCGGGACTCCACCCTACGAACCGAGGTATACGTAGGGTGGAGTTCTGACTCCACGCGGCAGAACGTTCGCGTATTTGAAAAAACGGGGATTGCGCCCCGTTGTTGTTACTTCTTGCGCACCACCACGCAGCCGATCGAATAACCGGCCCCGAACGAGCAGATCACGCCGTTCGCCCCCCGCGGCAAATCGTCCTGGTATTTGTGGAAAGCGATGATGGAACCGGCCGACGAGGTATTCGCATAGCTGTCGAGAATCACCGGCGCCTCGTTCGGCTCGGCATCGCGTCCGAGCAGGGTGCGCGCGATCAGCAGGTTCATGTTCAGGTTGGCCTGGTGCAGCCAGTAGCGCGACACCTGCGGGATCTGCAGGCCGGCCGCTTCCGCCGTCTCGCGGATCATCTCGGCGGCCATCGGGCACACTTCCTTGAACACCTT encodes:
- the hemA gene encoding glutamyl-tRNA reductase, which produces MQLLAVGLNHTTAPVSLREQLALGPEQLGRAVHSAREWFGRIKHSDTAGGDEAAILSTCNRTELYAASGVANPLDASAQFLAHYHALNFAELRPHLYMLPQDDAVRHAFRVASGLDSMVLGEPQILGQMKDAVRTADEAGGLGTYLHQLFQRSFAVAKEVRTTTEIGAHSVSMAAACVRLSQRIFDSISDQHVLFIGAGEMIELCAAHFAAQNPKSITIANRTMERGESLATRLNARAIRLADLPQQLHQFDIVVSCTASTLPLLGLGLVERAIKARRHRPVFMADLAVPRDIEPEVARLDDVFLYTVDDLAQVVQTGMESRQAAVAQAEAIIENRVASFMHWIGDRAVVPVIQQLHESSEALRLAELERARKLLARGEDVDAVLEALSKGLTAKFLHGPQQALHRAEGDERARLAGLLPQLFRGRR
- a CDS encoding response regulator transcription factor, producing the protein MRIAVLDNDRSQADLVCQVLSAAGHSCQFFDSGKEMLAQMRKDSTDLLIMDWPAGDPEAADTLRRAKEKMAPDAPAMFLVSGSAEDDIVAGMAAGADDYLVKPLRRGELVARVSALLRRAYPAQTGTEQLQFGSYVFETRPGRLLKDGSVIDVTQKEFYLALLFFRNIGRPLSRAYIHEAVWVRETAVPSRTMDTHVSRVRNKLSLRPENGFRLVPVYSYGYRLEKLGAQ
- the minE gene encoding cell division topological specificity factor MinE, whose amino-acid sequence is MALLSFLFPEKKKSATAAKERLQIIIARERTNRTGPDFLPALHRELIEVISKYTKVNADDIKISLDRQGNLEVLDVNVVLPDA
- the minD gene encoding septum site-determining protein MinD, producing the protein MARIIVVTSGKGGVGKTTSSASFSTGLALRGHKTAVLDFDVGLRNLDLIMGCERRVVYDLVNVVNGEATLNQALIKDKHCDNLFILPASQTRDKDALSEDGIERVLNELVKMDFEFIICDSPAGIEHGALMALTFADEALIVTNPEVSSVRDSDRILGIIQAKSRRAQTGGEPVKEHLLITRYSPKRVENDEMLSYQDVQEILRIPLIGIIPESESVLHASNQGNPAIHFKGTDVAEAYEDVVARFLGEDRPLRFTNYEKPGLLQRLFGTK
- the minC gene encoding septum site-determining protein MinC, whose protein sequence is MSKSPSSLPIEIKISTVVAISAILHSVDPIAIDAALKQMTGGVSDFFEDEFAVIDVGALRPEPTYIDWRALVDLLKKYRLNAVAVRGATPEMSEAIKARGLALDDGAGGDRAREDVAAATAASAAVTIAPVQQAAPAPAPPAPHPAQPQQPQTVALPAMIVDTPVRAGQRVYARGCDLIITAAVNNGAEIIADGSIHVYAPMHGRALAGASGNADSRIFGLSLQPELVSIAGVYRTFDDGFPAELARQPAQIRLVGDRIDISSLTSNR
- a CDS encoding acetyl-CoA C-acetyltransferase, with translation MEDVVIVAAGRTAVGKFGGSLAKIPAAELGAQVIRQLLAKTGIDPATVSEVIMGQVLTAGAGQNPARQAAIKSGLPDMVPAYTINKVCGSGLKATHLATQAIRCGDANIVIAGGQENMSASPHVLNGSRDGFRMGDAKLVDTMIVDGLWDVYNQYHMGVTAENVARKYEISRAEQDEFALNSQLKAEAAQKAGKFKDEIIPIEIPSKKGTVVFDTDEYPKAGSTIEALASLRPAFNKEGTVTAGNASGLNDGAAAVIMMSASKARELGLTPIARIKAYASSGLDPTIMGMGPVSASRLCLQKAGWTHDQVDLMEINEAFAAQAVAVNKEMGWDTSKINVNGGAIALGHPIGASGARVLVTLLHEMVRRDAKRGLASLCIGGGMGVALAVERD
- the phbB gene encoding acetoacetyl-CoA reductase, which gives rise to MARVALVTGGMGGLGEAVCIKLAALGYTVVTTHSPGNNKAESWLASMRDQGFNFKAYPCDVADYDSAQACVKQVEQEVGPVDVLVNNAGITRDMTFKKMDKVNWDAVIKTNLDSVFNMTKPVCDGMVERGWGRIINISSVNGQKGAFGQTNYSAAKAGMHGFTKALALEVARKGVTVNTISPGYIGTKMVMEIPSEVLESKIIPQIPMGRLGKPDEVAGLVAYLSSDEAAFVTGANIAINGGQHMY
- a CDS encoding DUF2750 domain-containing protein; protein product: MDASETSSVVNLPKQLRYEHFIRRVADTGRVWGLVRDGWAIGKTDDGALVFPLWPTGELAQQCAVLEWEGYVPQEFDLQELFDELLPQIEADGILPGITYTPDEYGLTPSHTQLRADLQARLRQRAFSRNDSAE